From Sporosarcina sp. Marseille-Q4943, the proteins below share one genomic window:
- a CDS encoding YtxH domain-containing protein, translating into MKTSTFLAGLLAGSVTAAVTVLFSTPQTGSEIRSSVKSASTDMKHKLNDVKGKIAELKNSITHMTKEAKELVPEAVNGIKGSIEQWQLSTESNRLKLEKELSAIQTSLAELEQSIAEQQK; encoded by the coding sequence ATGAAAACTTCTACATTTCTCGCTGGTCTACTTGCAGGATCGGTGACAGCCGCTGTCACTGTGTTATTTTCCACTCCACAAACGGGAAGCGAAATCCGCTCGTCCGTTAAGAGCGCTTCAACTGACATGAAGCATAAATTGAACGACGTTAAAGGTAAAATCGCCGAGTTGAAAAACTCCATCACACATATGACGAAGGAAGCGAAAGAGTTAGTTCCGGAAGCTGTCAATGGCATTAAGGGGTCTATCGAACAATGGCAACTCTCGACTGAATCTAACAGACTTAAGCTCGAGAAGGAATTATCAGCAATCCAGACGTCGCTCGCCGAATTGGAACAATCGATTGCAGAACAACAGAAGTGA
- a CDS encoding DUF4097 family beta strand repeat-containing protein gives MQNERKRILTMLENGTISMDEALTLLEAMEKKQTSTDSATWTEEKVGVEEPQQDDANEYSRRSKGKDPSMDEFIEDIRKDFVTVGDRFMQFMQSTVERMKGFDFDTPFGGGSTIHHTIVKPADDLDEILVDVDHGSVSIHGTENSEIRAEFTVKSFNGRSEEDAKKEFLDKLIFLKDEGKLRYLSDSKLSQVNVDLFIPKQEYRKVSARLLNGSFNLQDLTVDRLYSKTANGKVDIERIDFKEAELEAGNGSIRLNESTGETLEAETINGRVYVSGKLKDVEAKSLNGHVVVTTTDASAQKIDAKTVSGSVEMYIPSDAPLRGEISTNMGRLDLQLNDVSKTTEQEQFLHRTIIFNKDVEGDATPLHVYGEAKTGSVIVCYNVKHV, from the coding sequence ATGCAGAATGAACGCAAACGTATCTTGACAATGTTGGAAAACGGCACAATTTCAATGGATGAAGCCTTAACCCTATTGGAAGCAATGGAGAAAAAGCAGACTTCGACTGACAGTGCAACCTGGACAGAGGAAAAGGTGGGCGTTGAAGAACCGCAGCAAGATGATGCAAACGAGTACTCCAGAAGGTCGAAAGGCAAAGATCCATCGATGGATGAATTCATTGAAGATATCCGCAAAGATTTCGTAACCGTTGGAGACCGTTTCATGCAGTTCATGCAATCAACCGTGGAAAGGATGAAAGGCTTCGATTTCGATACGCCGTTCGGCGGCGGATCCACAATCCATCATACGATTGTGAAGCCGGCAGATGATTTGGATGAAATCCTCGTTGACGTCGATCACGGAAGTGTTTCAATTCATGGAACCGAAAACTCGGAAATCCGTGCGGAATTCACCGTCAAATCCTTCAATGGAAGGTCGGAAGAAGATGCGAAAAAGGAATTTCTCGATAAATTGATCTTCCTGAAAGACGAAGGAAAACTGCGCTATTTAAGTGATTCAAAATTAAGTCAGGTGAATGTCGACCTTTTCATTCCGAAACAGGAATATCGCAAAGTTTCCGCACGACTGCTGAATGGGAGCTTCAACTTGCAGGATCTTACGGTTGACCGGCTCTATTCGAAAACGGCGAACGGAAAAGTCGACATCGAACGGATCGACTTCAAAGAGGCTGAGTTGGAAGCAGGCAACGGATCAATCCGTTTGAATGAAAGTACAGGTGAAACGCTCGAAGCGGAGACGATTAACGGACGCGTCTACGTATCAGGTAAATTGAAGGATGTTGAGGCAAAATCGTTGAATGGCCACGTAGTTGTTACAACTACAGACGCTTCGGCACAAAAAATTGATGCCAAAACGGTGAGCGGTTCCGTTGAGATGTATATTCCATCCGATGCGCCTCTACGGGGAGAAATCTCCACGAATATGGGACGTTTGGATCTGCAGCTGAATGATGTCAGCAAAACGACAGAACAAGAACAGTTCCTTCACCGTACAATCATATTCAACAAAGATGTCGAAGGCGATGCTACGCCGCTCCATGTGTATGGAGAAGCAAAAACAGGATCTGTGATAGTTTGTTATAACGTAAAACATGTTTAA
- a CDS encoding YjcZ family sporulation protein — translation MSGYGHGSSGFALIVVLFILLIIVGAAFLY, via the coding sequence ATGAGTGGATATGGCCATGGCTCTTCTGGATTCGCGTTGATCGTTGTGTTGTTCATTCTTTTGATCATCGTCGGAGCTGCATTCTTGTACTAA
- the uvrB gene encoding excinuclease ABC subunit UvrB — translation MVQKFDLKAPYVPLGDQPAAISKLVEGIQEGKKHQTLLGATGTGKTFTVSNVVKEVNKPTLVIAHNKTLAGQLYSEFKEFFPNNAVEYFVSFYDYYQPEAYVPHTDTYIEKDATINDEIDKLRHSATSALFERNDVLIVASVSCIYGLGSPEEYGKHVVSLRTGMEIGRNELLRRFVDIQYSRNDINFTRGTFRVRGDVVEIFPASQDEHCIRIEFFGDEIDRIREVDSLTGEILGEREHVAIFPASHFVTGEEKMVKAIANIETELEERLAVLRKEDKLLEAQRLEQRTRYDLEMMREMGFCSGIENYSRHLTLRPPGATPYTLLDYFPDDFLIVVDESHVTLPQIRGMYNGDQARKQVLVDHGFRLPSALDNRPLMFDEFQRYVNKAIYVSATPGPYEIEHTPEMVEQIIRPTGLLDPIIEVRPIEGQIDDLIDEINERTKRNERVLITTLTKKMSEDLTDYLKDIGIKVQYLHSDVKTLERIEIIRELRLGKYDCLIGINLLREGLDIPEVSLVAILDADKEGFLRSERALIQTIGRAARNSEGRVIMYADRYTDSMKKAIDETARRREIQIAYNEKHGITPTTIKKEIRDVIRATQVAEEDISALEKVTKGKKLSKDDKVKLLATLEKEMKEAAKALDFERAAELRDTILELKAEG, via the coding sequence ATGGTCCAGAAATTCGATTTAAAAGCTCCCTATGTTCCGCTAGGCGACCAACCTGCCGCCATTTCGAAGCTCGTGGAAGGCATCCAAGAAGGCAAAAAGCATCAGACGCTTTTAGGTGCGACCGGAACAGGGAAAACGTTCACCGTTTCGAACGTTGTAAAAGAAGTTAATAAACCGACACTCGTCATTGCACATAATAAAACACTCGCTGGCCAATTGTATAGCGAGTTCAAGGAGTTTTTTCCGAACAATGCTGTCGAATATTTCGTCAGCTTCTATGATTACTACCAACCAGAAGCATATGTCCCGCATACGGACACTTATATAGAAAAGGACGCAACAATCAACGACGAGATTGACAAGTTGCGCCACTCCGCAACGTCAGCTCTATTCGAGAGGAATGACGTGTTGATTGTCGCATCTGTATCTTGCATTTACGGCCTCGGTTCGCCGGAGGAATACGGAAAGCACGTCGTCTCGCTCCGGACGGGCATGGAAATCGGCCGGAATGAGCTGCTCCGTCGATTCGTCGATATCCAATATTCACGAAACGACATCAATTTCACGCGGGGGACATTTCGTGTTAGAGGCGACGTCGTGGAAATCTTCCCGGCCTCGCAAGACGAACATTGCATCCGCATCGAATTTTTCGGAGATGAAATCGACCGCATCCGTGAAGTGGACTCACTTACGGGAGAAATTTTAGGGGAACGCGAACACGTCGCCATCTTCCCGGCATCTCACTTCGTCACAGGCGAAGAGAAAATGGTCAAGGCGATTGCCAATATCGAAACCGAATTGGAAGAGCGTCTTGCAGTCTTGCGCAAGGAAGATAAGCTTCTGGAAGCGCAAAGGCTCGAACAACGAACACGCTATGATTTGGAAATGATGCGGGAAATGGGCTTCTGCTCCGGAATTGAAAACTATTCCAGGCATTTGACGTTACGACCGCCAGGGGCGACCCCTTATACGCTGCTTGACTATTTCCCGGATGACTTTCTTATCGTTGTCGATGAAAGCCATGTCACCTTGCCGCAAATCCGCGGCATGTATAACGGCGACCAGGCGCGGAAACAAGTATTGGTCGATCATGGCTTCCGTCTGCCTTCCGCCTTGGACAACAGGCCACTCATGTTCGACGAATTTCAGCGGTATGTCAATAAAGCAATCTATGTATCTGCAACACCCGGACCTTACGAAATCGAGCATACGCCTGAGATGGTTGAGCAGATCATCCGTCCAACGGGCTTGCTTGACCCGATTATCGAGGTACGGCCGATTGAAGGACAAATCGATGATTTAATCGATGAAATCAATGAGCGTACAAAGCGCAACGAAAGGGTATTGATTACTACATTGACGAAAAAGATGTCCGAAGACCTTACCGACTATTTGAAGGATATCGGCATTAAAGTCCAATATTTGCATTCGGATGTCAAAACGCTAGAGCGGATTGAAATTATTCGTGAACTCCGTTTGGGCAAGTACGATTGTCTAATCGGCATCAACTTGTTGAGGGAAGGGCTCGATATTCCTGAAGTGTCGCTTGTCGCGATTCTTGATGCGGATAAGGAAGGGTTCCTCCGTTCCGAACGTGCCCTCATCCAAACGATCGGAAGGGCGGCGCGTAACTCTGAAGGAAGGGTCATCATGTATGCAGACCGCTACACGGATTCAATGAAAAAGGCAATCGACGAAACAGCGAGACGCCGTGAAATTCAAATTGCATACAATGAGAAGCATGGAATTACTCCTACGACGATCAAAAAAGAAATTCGTGATGTCATCAGGGCGACTCAAGTTGCCGAAGAGGATATATCTGCACTGGAAAAAGTGACGAAAGGCAAGAAGTTGTCGAAGGACGACAAGGTGAAGTTGCTTGCGACTCTGGAGAAGGAAATGAAAGAGGCGGCAAAAGCGCTTGACTTCGAAAGGGCTGCCGAATTGCGCGATACGATATTAGAATTGAAGGCTGAAGGGTGA
- a CDS encoding ABC transporter permease, with product MNNLREIWGNRFVHYMTELQKYMRFVFTGHLAIVLLFTIGAGGYAYSEWLKEVPPGFPSAIIAAILIGAAVSIGSPVTLLKPADIVFFLPMENKLEEYLKRSLRYSLFSQLPIPYILFIVLLPLLAATDVAGKTQFILTAVVIFLVKWKYVETEYYYRRANEGEGIWKDRLVRFVMAALLFYAMLVGITYLYPLLPLIGVLMSVYYLFWKKRSDANPFPYEHFITLEQNRMMRFYRFANYFTDVPHLKGSVSRRAWLGFLMRPAQFGQMSPQQYLLRRTLVRTDDIFWLWVRLTALSVLGVVLIPFPIVVYIFIGALAFASSIQLVHALRAGDDFRMDMLFPEKESTRGPAIRKTVSGVQLLQAISVLVAGLITVGISVTPVIMAAIVFIVSEVTIRASNEKTEEA from the coding sequence ATGAACAACTTGCGTGAAATTTGGGGGAACCGGTTCGTCCACTACATGACGGAACTGCAAAAATATATGCGGTTCGTTTTCACTGGCCATTTGGCAATCGTCCTGCTCTTTACGATAGGAGCGGGGGGTTATGCATACAGTGAATGGCTGAAGGAAGTGCCGCCCGGATTCCCTTCTGCAATCATAGCGGCTATCCTCATCGGGGCGGCTGTATCCATCGGGTCGCCTGTTACGTTGTTGAAGCCTGCTGATATCGTCTTTTTCCTTCCAATGGAGAACAAGCTTGAAGAGTATTTGAAGCGGTCATTGCGGTATTCGTTATTCTCACAGCTGCCTATTCCATACATTTTATTTATCGTTCTTTTGCCATTGTTGGCAGCAACGGATGTAGCAGGGAAAACACAATTCATACTGACGGCTGTCGTCATCTTCCTTGTAAAATGGAAGTATGTCGAGACGGAGTACTATTACCGCCGTGCGAATGAAGGGGAAGGGATTTGGAAAGATCGTCTTGTACGATTCGTAATGGCAGCGCTACTCTTCTATGCGATGCTTGTAGGAATTACTTATTTATATCCTTTACTTCCTTTAATCGGTGTACTAATGTCTGTCTATTATTTATTCTGGAAGAAAAGAAGTGATGCAAATCCGTTTCCTTATGAACATTTCATAACGCTTGAGCAAAATCGGATGATGCGTTTTTACCGCTTCGCGAATTACTTTACGGATGTCCCACATTTAAAAGGCTCGGTCAGCCGCCGTGCGTGGCTCGGATTCCTTATGCGTCCTGCACAGTTCGGACAAATGTCCCCTCAGCAGTATTTGCTGCGACGGACTCTCGTGCGCACGGACGATATTTTCTGGCTGTGGGTCAGGTTGACGGCATTGTCGGTGTTAGGTGTCGTCCTCATTCCGTTCCCGATCGTCGTATATATTTTTATCGGTGCGTTGGCGTTTGCTTCATCCATCCAATTGGTCCATGCATTACGTGCGGGGGATGACTTCAGGATGGACATGCTTTTCCCTGAAAAGGAAAGTACAAGGGGACCTGCAATCCGCAAAACTGTTAGTGGTGTTCAACTGTTGCAGGCAATATCTGTCCTTGTGGCAGGTCTGATTACAGTCGGGATTTCCGTAACGCCAGTCATAATGGCAGCAATCGTATTCATCGTTTCCGAGGTGACAATCCGTGCTTCAAATGAGAAAACCGAAGAAGCTTGA
- a CDS encoding tryptophan transporter yields the protein MNTKNLMLMALLVSVGAALYLVIPGYGEGMKPDFMLTMMFIGIFLFPDVRSVFLLGATTGVISGIFTSFPGGFIPNIIDKFITAFVVFAVIVLLKKAANHLIVSTIIACCGTLLSGTIFLSVAIYVIGAKVPFGLLFVTVVLPAIAMNGIVFFIIYPIIKTLLKRTSFKTALSN from the coding sequence ATGAATACGAAAAATCTTATGTTAATGGCGCTATTAGTATCAGTCGGTGCCGCTTTGTACTTGGTCATTCCGGGGTATGGCGAGGGCATGAAGCCTGACTTCATGCTGACGATGATGTTCATCGGCATCTTTTTATTCCCGGACGTCCGCAGCGTCTTTTTGCTCGGAGCGACGACCGGCGTCATCTCAGGGATTTTCACAAGCTTCCCTGGAGGTTTCATACCGAATATTATCGATAAGTTCATTACGGCATTTGTTGTTTTTGCGGTCATCGTTCTATTAAAGAAAGCCGCTAACCACTTAATCGTTTCGACAATCATCGCTTGCTGCGGAACACTGTTATCCGGAACAATCTTCCTATCCGTCGCCATCTACGTTATCGGCGCGAAAGTTCCTTTCGGATTATTGTTTGTAACAGTCGTCCTTCCCGCAATCGCTATGAACGGGATAGTATTCTTCATCATCTACCCGATCATTAAAACTTTATTGAAACGCACGTCATTTAAAACAGCATTATCCAATTGA
- a CDS encoding HTH-type transcriptional regulator Hpr, which yields MTEQKFSQKEAMIYSQRVAQMSKALWKAVEKDWQKWIKPYDLNINEHHILWIAYHLQGATISDIAKFGVMHVSTAFNFSKKLEERGYLQFFKKDDDRRNTYVSVTEEGEELLLGMNEHYHDSEHGILDGSLPIKSLYGKFPEFLEVMSVLRNIYGEDFMEIFELGFKRIDHSFDDELVSLSRTEKESLEFAELQAVEEK from the coding sequence ATGACTGAGCAAAAGTTTTCCCAAAAAGAAGCAATGATTTATAGTCAACGTGTTGCCCAGATGTCAAAAGCACTTTGGAAAGCTGTCGAAAAAGATTGGCAGAAGTGGATAAAACCTTATGATTTGAATATTAATGAACATCATATTCTATGGATTGCATACCATCTGCAAGGCGCGACAATTTCAGACATTGCAAAATTTGGCGTCATGCACGTGTCTACAGCTTTCAACTTCTCAAAAAAACTTGAAGAACGTGGCTACTTGCAATTCTTCAAGAAGGACGACGACCGTCGTAATACATACGTATCAGTCACCGAAGAAGGAGAAGAACTTCTTCTTGGCATGAATGAACACTATCATGACTCAGAACATGGGATCTTGGACGGATCACTTCCGATTAAGAGTCTTTACGGAAAGTTCCCTGAGTTTTTGGAAGTCATGTCTGTCCTCCGAAATATTTACGGAGAAGATTTCATGGAAATATTCGAACTCGGCTTCAAAAGGATCGACCATTCTTTTGACGACGAGCTTGTCTCCTTAAGCCGCACTGAAAAGGAATCTTTAGAGTTCGCTGAATTGCAAGCAGTCGAAGAAAAATAA
- the uvrA gene encoding excinuclease ABC subunit UvrA: MKNTEIVIQGARVHNLKDINVRIPRDKLVVMTGLSGSGKSSLAFDTIYAEGQRRYVESLSAYARQFLGQMDKPDVDVIEGLSPAISIDQKTTSRNPRSTVGTVTEIYDYLRLLFARVGKPICPNHGVEISSQTIEQMVDRIMQLPERSRLQILAPVISGRKGTHAKLIEDIKKQGYVRIRVNGEVIDLDDNIELNKNKKHTIEVVIDRIVVKEGIEARLSDSLESALRLAEGNVLVDVIDVEELLFSEHHACPICGFSIGELEPRMFSFNSPFGACPDCDGLGTKLEVDPDLVIPDKSLSLNEDAIAPWIPTSSQYYPELLKTICKHFKIPMDVPVSDLSDEDLNIILYGSKEQKIRFQYTNEFGNTRVNNIYFEGVLANVERRFKETSSDYIREQMEKYMASRACPACHGYRLKEETLAVKVNGTHIGEVTSLSITEADRFFNNLVLSDKDMQIARLILREIAERIGFLINVGLDYLTLSRAAGTLSGGEAQRIRLATQIGSRLTGVLYILDEPSIGLHQRDNDRLIGTLQSMRDIGNTLIVVEHDEDTMIAADYLIDIGPGAGAAGGQIVSAGTPEEVMNDPKSLTGQYLSGKKFIPLPIERRQPDGRIVSIKGASENNLKNVDADFPLGQFIAVTGVSGSGKSTLVNEVLYKVLAQKLNRSKQKPGQFMSVTGLEELEKVIEIDQSPIGRTPRSNPATYTGVFDDVRDVFAMTNEAKVRGYKKGRFSFNVKGGRCEACRGDGIIKIEMHFLPDVYVPCEVCHGKRYNRETLEVTYKGKNIADVLSMTVEDALVFFENIPKIHRKLQTIVDVGLGYVQLGQPATTLSGGEAQRVKLASELHRRSNGKSFYILDEPTTGLHVHDIEKLLHVLQRLVDSGNTVLVIEHNLDVIKTVDHIIDLGPEGGDKGGQIIATGTPEQVAESEVSYTGRYLKPILERDRLRMKERIETATGKE; encoded by the coding sequence ATGAAAAACACGGAAATAGTCATTCAAGGGGCAAGGGTGCATAATCTGAAAGATATTAATGTCCGTATTCCGCGTGACAAACTTGTCGTCATGACCGGTTTGTCAGGCTCGGGGAAATCGTCCCTCGCATTCGATACGATTTATGCGGAAGGGCAAAGGCGGTATGTCGAATCGCTCTCCGCTTATGCGAGGCAGTTTTTAGGCCAGATGGACAAACCGGATGTGGATGTGATTGAAGGGCTGTCTCCTGCAATCTCCATCGATCAGAAGACGACGAGCCGAAATCCACGTTCCACAGTTGGAACGGTCACTGAAATCTATGATTACTTACGGTTGCTATTCGCACGGGTCGGCAAGCCGATCTGTCCGAACCATGGGGTTGAAATCTCCTCCCAGACGATCGAGCAGATGGTCGACCGGATCATGCAGCTTCCGGAACGTTCCCGGCTTCAAATCCTTGCGCCTGTCATATCCGGCAGGAAAGGGACGCATGCGAAACTGATCGAGGACATTAAAAAGCAAGGTTACGTCCGGATTCGTGTCAACGGAGAAGTAATCGATCTCGATGATAATATTGAACTGAATAAAAATAAAAAACATACAATTGAAGTTGTCATTGACCGGATCGTCGTGAAAGAGGGAATTGAAGCGCGCTTAAGCGATTCGCTCGAATCGGCGCTACGGTTGGCTGAAGGGAATGTATTGGTCGATGTGATCGACGTGGAAGAATTGCTGTTCAGCGAACATCACGCATGTCCGATATGCGGATTTTCCATCGGGGAACTGGAGCCGCGCATGTTTTCATTCAACAGTCCGTTCGGGGCTTGCCCTGATTGTGATGGCCTCGGGACGAAGCTTGAGGTCGACCCTGATCTGGTCATCCCGGACAAGTCTCTTTCATTGAATGAAGACGCCATTGCACCTTGGATTCCGACAAGCTCCCAATACTATCCAGAACTATTGAAAACGATCTGCAAGCATTTCAAAATACCGATGGACGTGCCGGTGAGCGACTTGTCAGATGAGGATTTGAATATCATCCTTTATGGTTCGAAGGAACAAAAGATCCGCTTCCAATATACGAATGAATTCGGGAATACACGTGTGAACAACATCTACTTCGAAGGCGTCCTTGCAAATGTGGAGCGTCGTTTCAAGGAGACATCCTCCGATTATATACGGGAACAAATGGAGAAATACATGGCGAGCCGCGCTTGTCCGGCATGTCACGGATACCGATTGAAAGAGGAGACCCTCGCAGTGAAAGTGAACGGCACGCATATCGGGGAAGTGACATCGCTTTCCATTACGGAAGCGGACCGGTTTTTCAACAATCTCGTCCTTTCCGACAAAGATATGCAAATCGCAAGGCTTATTTTGCGGGAAATCGCCGAAAGAATAGGATTCCTCATAAATGTCGGGCTTGATTATTTGACGTTGTCGAGGGCGGCGGGCACATTGTCCGGCGGTGAAGCGCAGCGTATCCGGCTTGCGACGCAGATCGGATCGAGGTTGACAGGTGTCCTTTATATATTGGATGAGCCTTCGATCGGTCTTCATCAACGCGACAATGACCGTCTCATCGGCACGCTGCAAAGCATGCGGGATATCGGCAATACGCTCATTGTCGTAGAGCATGACGAAGATACGATGATCGCCGCAGATTATTTGATCGACATCGGCCCGGGAGCAGGTGCTGCGGGAGGACAAATCGTATCTGCGGGCACACCGGAAGAAGTGATGAACGACCCTAAATCATTAACCGGCCAATATTTGAGCGGCAAGAAGTTCATCCCATTGCCGATTGAAAGGCGTCAGCCCGATGGCCGAATCGTATCGATCAAAGGCGCGTCGGAGAACAATTTGAAGAATGTCGATGCAGACTTCCCATTAGGGCAGTTCATAGCGGTGACAGGCGTTTCAGGCTCCGGAAAGAGTACGCTCGTCAATGAAGTGCTTTACAAAGTGCTTGCCCAAAAGCTGAACCGGTCGAAGCAGAAACCTGGGCAATTCATGTCCGTCACGGGTCTTGAAGAATTGGAAAAGGTCATTGAAATCGACCAATCTCCTATCGGACGGACGCCACGATCGAACCCGGCGACATATACAGGGGTCTTTGATGACGTTCGAGACGTCTTCGCCATGACGAACGAGGCGAAAGTGAGAGGCTACAAAAAAGGTCGATTCAGTTTCAACGTAAAAGGCGGCCGCTGTGAAGCTTGTCGCGGAGACGGAATCATTAAGATCGAAATGCATTTCCTTCCTGACGTGTATGTCCCTTGTGAAGTGTGTCACGGAAAAAGATATAACCGTGAAACGTTGGAAGTGACGTACAAAGGGAAAAATATTGCGGATGTCCTATCTATGACCGTCGAAGACGCGCTCGTTTTCTTTGAAAATATACCTAAAATCCATAGAAAACTGCAAACGATCGTCGATGTCGGTCTCGGTTACGTTCAACTTGGACAACCAGCCACGACGTTATCGGGTGGAGAAGCGCAAAGGGTGAAGCTCGCCTCAGAGTTGCATCGACGTTCGAACGGAAAATCATTTTATATTTTGGACGAACCGACGACGGGTCTCCATGTCCATGATATTGAAAAGCTCCTTCACGTTTTGCAACGGCTCGTCGATTCCGGAAATACAGTCCTTGTCATCGAGCATAATTTGGACGTCATCAAAACTGTCGACCATATTATCGATCTCGGACCTGAAGGCGGGGACAAAGGCGGGCAGATCATTGCTACAGGAACTCCTGAGCAGGTCGCTGAGAGTGAAGTGTCATACACGGGCCGCTATTTGAAGCCCATTTTGGAACGCGACCGTCTGAGAATGAAAGAACGGATTGAAACTGCAACTGGAAAAGAATGA
- a CDS encoding ABC transporter ATP-binding protein, with protein sequence MAILEVKDVTGGYTRKPVLHDLSFEIGKGELVGLIGLNGAGKSTTIKHIIGLMNPHEGEIVVNGVTFRENPEVYRKAFTYIPETPILYEELTLKEHLELTAMAYGLDREAFEARSEILLKEFMMEKRLNWFPSHFSKGMRQKVMILCAFLVEPSLYIIDEPFVGLDPIGIRSLLDQISERKANGASVLMSTHVLSTAEKYCDRIILLHEGRVRAQGTMDDLRKAFNRPNASLDELYISMTEDNDNEQLA encoded by the coding sequence ATGGCAATTCTTGAAGTGAAAGACGTGACAGGTGGATATACACGTAAACCTGTCCTGCATGATTTATCATTTGAAATCGGCAAAGGCGAGCTCGTCGGTTTGATCGGCTTGAATGGTGCCGGAAAAAGTACGACGATCAAACATATTATTGGCCTAATGAATCCGCATGAAGGCGAAATTGTAGTGAATGGCGTCACGTTTCGCGAGAACCCTGAAGTTTACCGTAAAGCGTTCACATATATTCCGGAAACACCGATTTTATATGAAGAGCTGACATTGAAGGAACATCTTGAACTTACAGCGATGGCATATGGATTGGATCGGGAAGCGTTCGAGGCACGATCTGAAATATTATTGAAAGAGTTCATGATGGAAAAGCGGTTGAATTGGTTTCCATCGCATTTCTCAAAAGGGATGCGGCAAAAAGTCATGATCTTATGTGCGTTTTTAGTCGAGCCTTCACTGTATATTATCGATGAACCATTTGTCGGGCTTGACCCGATCGGGATCCGTTCATTGCTTGACCAAATATCCGAAAGGAAAGCGAACGGCGCTTCGGTATTGATGTCGACCCATGTGCTTTCCACTGCGGAAAAGTATTGCGATCGGATCATTCTGCTTCATGAAGGACGCGTGAGGGCGCAAGGTACGATGGATGATTTACGGAAAGCGTTCAACCGACCGAATGCATCATTGGACGAGCTTTATATTTCAATGACCGAGGATAATGACAATGAACAACTTGCGTGA
- a CDS encoding HIT family protein produces MTSCIFCKIVEGTLPSEKIYEDENVIAIMDVMPVTKGHVLLIPKEHRENLYEMTEEEASQLFSVAPKIANILKEEFKPAGMNLLQNNGAPAGQAVFHFHMHFIPRYDQTDGFESDWNPKVEEFTQERIQEIANQIRSHFDKE; encoded by the coding sequence GTGACATCATGTATCTTTTGTAAAATTGTAGAAGGCACCCTCCCTAGTGAGAAAATCTATGAAGACGAGAACGTCATCGCCATTATGGATGTCATGCCTGTGACGAAAGGGCATGTCTTGCTAATTCCAAAAGAGCATCGGGAAAACCTGTATGAAATGACGGAAGAAGAAGCTTCCCAACTATTTTCGGTTGCCCCCAAAATCGCGAACATCCTTAAAGAGGAATTCAAACCTGCCGGGATGAACTTGCTTCAAAACAATGGCGCTCCAGCAGGACAAGCCGTTTTCCACTTCCATATGCATTTCATTCCGAGATACGATCAAACGGACGGTTTCGAATCAGATTGGAATCCGAAGGTGGAGGAATTCACCCAAGAACGGATCCAAGAAATTGCAAATCAAATCCGAAGCCATTTCGACAAAGAATAA
- a CDS encoding IDEAL domain-containing protein, with translation MENNYSYAEFLKAVGKSSTSLQAERLLNDIYMDLFLNHIHREQTKKRLLRLIDLALDEKDEYAFKSLTDELMRLEEN, from the coding sequence ATGGAAAACAATTATTCATATGCCGAGTTCTTAAAAGCCGTGGGGAAAAGCAGTACTTCTCTTCAAGCGGAGAGATTGTTGAATGATATTTACATGGATCTATTTCTGAACCATATTCATCGGGAGCAAACGAAGAAACGCCTCTTGAGGCTGATTGATCTTGCGCTTGATGAAAAGGACGAGTACGCCTTCAAATCTCTGACAGATGAACTAATGAGGCTTGAGGAAAACTAA